A single window of Kwoniella dejecticola CBS 10117 chromosome 8, complete sequence DNA harbors:
- a CDS encoding cytochrome c oxidase-assembly factor COX23, mitochondrial has product MASQVPPSKNPTPLADRPLPPSAALSEPADYKNTFRGRMTASKFADPCEAASRASLECLERSHYNRDECMDFFAAYRECKGKWIAQRKEDARKGRDTA; this is encoded by the exons ATGGCTTCCCAAGTCCCTCCTTCGAAAAACCCAACCCCCTTAGCCGATCGTCCGTTACCGCCCTCAGCAGCTCTATCGGAGCCGGCAGACTACAAGAACACGTTCAGG GGTCGAATGACAGCTTCGAAG TTTGCGGACCCGTGCGAAGCCGCTTCGAGGGCGTCTTTGGAATGTTTAGAAAGGTCGCATTATAATCGTGATGAG TGTATGGATTTCTTCGCGGCATATAGGGAATGTAAAGGTAAATGG ATCGCTCAGCGCAAAGAAGATGCGAGGAAAGGGCGAGATACGGCATAA
- a CDS encoding AP-2 complex subunit sigma produces the protein MIKFILVQNRQGKTRLSKWYSPYDDDEKVRLRGEVHRLIAPRDQKYQSNFVEFRNDKIVYRRYAGLFFCVCVDSNDNELAYLEAIHLFVEVLDAFFQNVCELDLVFSFYKVYAILDEVFLAGEIEETSKQVVLDRLDYLEKLE, from the exons ATGATCAAGTTCATTCTCGTACAG AATCGACAAGGCAAGACAAGACTGTCCAAATGGTATTCTCCatatgacgacgacgagaaG GTTCGATTAAGAGGGGAAGTGCATCGTCTGATAGCACCTAGAGACCAGAAATATCAATCTAACTTTGTTGAG TTTCGAAACGACAAAATCGTATACAGACGATACGCcggtctcttcttctgcgtaTGCGTGGATTCCAACGATAACGAATTAGCGTATCTTGAGGCGATCCACTTGTTTGTGGAAGTGCTAG ATGCCTTTTTCCAAAACGTGTGCGAACTTGATCTGGTGTTCTCATTCTACAAA GTGTACGCTATTCTCGATGAGGTGTTCTTAGCTGGCGAGATCGAAGAAACGTCAAAGCAGGTTGTTTTAGACAGGTTGGACTATTTGGAAAAACTGGAATAA